The genomic segment CAATATGTGATTTACCGATAAATGGCTGGTTTAATGCTATTGATCGCTTCTTATAATCACACtgcaaaagtattttttaaatctgacGAAAAATCGTCAAATATTTGAGTTTGTATCGGGTGGCATGACCACCACCATTCTTGTAAAACCGTTTAcattgttattgtatacatattataggtaagttataattatgtaaaatgatTGAGTTAGCGACTCGCGTTGAATTGTCGTACTAAccaatttttacgaaatttactataatacctagttttatgtactttaataaaaactagaaattatatcaaaaaaatattcacaccAGTGTCATAAACACAAAAAACACTTAAGgttacataaatataagtatatactcacataaaaaatttttaaaatattatctttaacaattaaaatcgttatattAATCTAGAGATTTTTTTACGTAAGACATAACATGATGCCATAAACTTTGGCTTTATAACGTCACactcatattttcaaatgcCTGTCATGTATCTCAttgagtaatattattagtgtttaaGTGTGAGACCCACACCATATTTCTTAGATAATGACATACTTTAAATCTAAACAAACTTGTTTCTAGTGTTGTGATGTCATTTAAGATCAATgcaaatatgacaaaaaaaattataattgtaatatcatCATTGATTAaagatcattaaaatattacaaagtacataaacatattaatttacaattaaatgtaattcatagtttatttaatttttgttagtcttactaatataaaattaatgatgattacaatgtaataatattcatctttttattcgttttgatttttaaaaagtgtaatatttttttatactaatataacaatatgatttaaatatagttattacatgttattagttaatattatacatggatCGTAGACATATGTGAACAGTTCAGTCAGGCTATAATTACTAACCTAATACTGACAACTAATATGGATAAAATTCTATGTACATTTCCCCACCAccaacaatttcaatttttcaaccTTTTAACGCCAATATTTAGTGATCCACTCCTACCAATCCCTGCCACCACTCACGGATTTTCTGCTTAATCCCAGCtcccgaaaaaaatatttaaaaaaaactctgtGAAATTAGTCCAACTTTTAGTTTTTTGGTGTCACGGTGAAAGTTTGAAcatgcaaattctaaaaatatttttagtctatttttagaatttgcatcTTCAAACTTTCACCATgccaccaaaaaattaaaaagttgaattaatttcacGTTGCCTTCGCATTAAACCCAGATCTTCGAAGTCGGTATCAAACGAATGCAACTAATTAGCATGTATTTGTAAGCCCCTATTGGAAATTTTCAAGTCGTTTGGGCAGCCactataaacttttgaaatgGTGAAGTTGGCCTACTAGTTTTGACCTGGAACTTTAAAATCAGCACCAAATGAAAACTAATGACTAGAAAGAATTTGAAAATCTGATATCAGACTTTGCAAGTTATCCGAGCAGTAAGTAAGAGTTTTCAAAATTTAGAAATTAGCCCACCTCAGTTATCCTAGACCTTTTAAAATGGTTTCGAACGATACCttttagtttgaaaatatttgagaaTTAATTCTTAGAATTGGCAAATAACTCGGTAAGAGCTTTGAAAGTCAGAAATTTAGCCCACCCAAGTTGTGCTAAGACTTTGAAAATGATATCAATCGATAGCttttcatttgtaagtatttgcAAGGTTAAAACTAAGAttagatacattattataaaaatgttaaatattttactaaaaaatactaataattgttcattaaatttaaaaaaaaatagacagtGCCGCTGCGTACCGTGTAATATTAGTCATATTCAAAGGTgagcattaactagttaaaaagttaattttttttaaacttcttaacttaactagttagtttattttctaatcaacttataaacttaactagtttaatttacagttgaaataatttagcttttctcagtttattttaaaaaaatccatcaagtaaaaaacattttgaaatttttcgtttacacGTAAACATTACTAtatgtcagtataaaataaaaataatcgaatgcaaaaacacaaacatttctgttctttttcttgataacataattttgtgtatatttatatattgtattaagttgtaaattatatattatgcaagttgcaattataaatgttttttttaaaaaattaatcattttaaattataaatagacaattgttatgttttaatgttatataacttatattattcaattgctatatgatataaaaaaaatgtatttgttaaattattaatttgagatgaatatagtttaaattagtaaataatagtaaagtaaaagtaaaagggtatacagtgtacattatgataaaaattcaataaaattgttttttctaatttatcaattagaaactaaaaaggcACATTCACTATTTATGTGATtaacatactaattaaaaaaataaatagattaacttttttaaactgagttaagttaatatttttttctaatattcacttataacttatcgagttaaatttataatctgttaactgttaacttttgagttatcgatcttgtgtcctcttaacttaacttaacttgagttaattattttcataacttgcccacctttggtcatatttaaaaaacttcccccaatctttatatttatctattaggATCACTTCTTAGTGGTCTTAGCAAAATCCATAAACGTCCTAGCAATTCTGTTagaatctataaaaaataattcctaATTAATTAAGGCATTTAGGCAATAgtatctatagactatattacattaagttaaatgattcatttttgtcaaaaaattacatttgaaaatgtcattgtgtctataaaatataataacNNNNNNNNNNNNNNNNNNNNNNNNNNNNNNNNNNNNNNNNNNNNNNNNNNNNNNNNNNNNNNNNNNNNNNNNNNNNNNNNNNNNNNNNNNNNNNNNNNNNTTTATACGGAATATGGTGGAGTGCTTTTGTTGGGCTATCGCTTATTGTTTTTTGATACCTTATTATTTGTAAGTTATTGTTACGCGattagaaataagtaataatgtgcattaaaaacaatttttttgaaaacgcttatgttaatttatttcggTAGTGAGTATACGTAGtttcaaagttaaataatatgatatcgtgATTGAGAGTGAATGTGTGTTTGAGAATGACGTTATCGAGGTAAACACTGTGATGACAtcaaagatattaaataatctaatatctataaCACATATTAAGGCAACATGTGTGTAAAATATTGGtaaaactatcatattatatggtggGTTCCTTCACCGATCATCGTGTCAGATTGTGCATTGAAATGCGGGCCACgggtaatatcatataatataattttgaaaatacgctacaatattttctatttaaattggGTATAACTTTCTTGATAGTGATCAAAATGATTTGCACATACGCCATGCACCTATCCGTAAAATGTCCAATCACATAGAATATATATAGATGATgattgtattttcaaacttaattattaaactacaaATTCTCTAtgctttttaaagtatttttttgtgaattatgtTGCTTCCTGTAATTATAGACACGCAGTTTTCGCGTTTTTTccctatatgtacatattaagctgctcttttatttttatacttagcgtGACCCTGCCGTAAGGGTCATTggattatatgcatttattttttatttattattcaatttatatattataattgggtATAGCATTAAACGGTAcccagtaaaatgtattaatactgACTTGAAAAACAGACATTAACAATACATtctaatttaacataatttaaaatggtcTAGTTACCagttcaatgtttaaaaaaaatatatacaaactattatttttcagaTCCGGAAAAATAGGAATATCAACAGTGATAATTCTGATTTGgagttaaatcattaaaattattcaaatgaacAATCCAATCAGTAGTCGGAGAACGGACGTGGGAAAGAGAAAGTTATACCCATGCGATTTCTGCGACAAATCCTTCTATCAAAGAGGTGATTTGACAAAGCACCAGTGGACGCATATAGGCAAGAAACCGTATCCGTGTGACGTGTGCGACAAATCATTCAACGATAACAGCCATCTAACAATACACCGGAGGACGCACACAGGTGAGAAACCGTATCCATGTGACGTGTGCGACAAATCGTTCAGCGATAACAGCCGTCTAAAAGTACACCGGAGGACGCACACAGGTGAGAAACCGTATCCGTGTGACGTGTGTGACAAATCATTCATCGATAACAGCTGTCTAACGGAGCACCGGAGGACGCACACAGGTGAGAAACCGTATCCGTGTGACGTGTGCGACAAATCGTTCAGTGTAAGCAGTAGTTTAACAACGCACTACCGGAAGCACACAGGTGAAAAACCGTACTCTTGTGACGTGTGTGACAAATCGTTCAGTGAAAGCGGTAGTTTAACAAAGCATTATCGGATGCATACAGGTGAGAAACCGTACCCCTGTGATGTGTGTGATAAATCGTTCAGTGAAAGGAATAGCTTAATAAAGCATCATCGGATGCATACAGGTGAGAAACCGTTTCCATGTGACGTGTGCGACAAATCATTCAACAATAACAGCCATCTAACAGTACACCGGAGGACGCACACAGGTGAGAAACCGTATCCGTGTGACGTGTGTGACAAATCATTCACCGATAACAGCCGTCTAACGGAGCACCGGAGGACGCACACAGGTGAGAAGCCGTACCCCTGTGATGTGTGCGACAAATCGTTCAGCGTAAGCAGTAGTTTAAAAAAGCATCATTGGACGCACACAGGTGAGAAGCCGTACCCCTGTGATGTGTGCGACAAATCGTTCAGCGTAAGCAGTAGTTTAACAAAGCATCATCGGACGCACACAGGTGAGAAGCCGTACCCCTGTGATGTGTGCGACAAATCGTTCAGCGTAAGCAGTAGTTTAACAAAGCATCATCGGACGCACACAGGTGAGAAGCCGTACCCCTGTGATGTGTGCGACAAATCGTTCAGTGTAAGCAGTAGTTTAACGAAGCATCGTCGGATACATACAGGCGAAAAACCGTACACATGTGATATGTGTGACAAGTcattcagtcaaatttttattttaacaaagcACCAGCGGACGCATACCGACCAGATTTTATAGATACGTAATCTAAGGACTGAATGCGTAGATGATGTTGGGTCATCGTATTCAGTTAtcgtttgtttattttgtattagtagattctcaataataaattgtctttTTAATGTCAATGACATTGTTTGTGACTTTGTCATTGTATCAAATAATCAAATCTTCTATTTAATCTATTGAATATATAcgttgattattttaaagttagtcATCATAATAGTGGATGtttcacatattatgtaaagatCAGTGCCGCAAATAGAGGGAGGGCTTGGGGGGACTTTTTCAGTTGAAGTATTttcacaaaacaattttttttataaaaaaaatacgtcttagtttttatttttattggttagTAGCAACACTGTGTTATAACGTTATCATCATTTTATTCTGTGTCAATCACGtgtttatatatctgtggtgcGGCGGTGCCGCCTTTGACATGAAGTTTTGAGGTTATGACGGACGACTCCACAGTCCACGACGGTTATGTACATAGCACAATATTTTACTAACACGCTACACGCTACTCTCATATTTAATAtgagtaaaaaattgtttgacatttttaataaaataaataataaaactagtgAAACACCAATTGAAGATTCTGTcgttcataaaaacaaaaaaccgagTGATGACTGCAGCATTACATTCAATGTTAATTTATCTGTTAccgatattgaaataaaaaggaATACTTCAAATGTTGAACTTGACAATCTCGATTTGGGTACTATTATTTCAGAACCAGTTCAATCCATATtaaaggtatttattttactatttagtaggtcattgtatattttatatgtactaAGATTACCTGTGCGGCTGTACACATTTGGAATGGCTTAATTATGACTAAtgcttataattaaatattaatacattttaatatatgatgCACAAGCATctacttactattatttatcataatataatgattataatggtAATACTTTTGCTATTAGAAATATCCTACTACAAAATTTGGTGACCAGAATCGAgcgttttttgtataattaatgatgCAATATATTGCTTTTCTGGCCACAACTTTAGTACTGCTTGTAGTGAAGATTCATTTATTCAAGGTTTTAGAAATTGGAAAAAAGCAATTGTTTTTCTCTGttaatttattctgtttatattatactgtataatataaataaatcatttaggaaaattatattattgaatagttGTGATTatcaatatctaatttaaaaattatattagctcTATGGTAGTCGAGGTTCCGGAAAAAATAAGCAAACTAAACTTGAAGCTCATGGTTCAACCAAGTTTCATTTTACATGTATGGCTAAATGGACTGCATACAAGGCAACTAAACTTTCAGGAAGTGTTCATACTCAATTATTTAATGCTCATAAACAACAAATTGCGgataatagaaattatattaaaacaataacagaTATCATACTGTACTTGGCACGTCAGGGTCTAGCATTTAGGGGTCATGATGAGAGATTACGTTCAAACAACcaaggtataattttttttatttctatctaaactagtaaattaaaaattaattttatttatttatcaatttatatcagggatggaaaacgtttttgattaacgNNNNNNNNNNNNNNNNNNNNNNNNNNNNNNNNNNNNNNNNNNNNNNNNNNNNNNNNNNNNNNNNNNNNNNNNNNNNNNNNNNNNNNNNNNNNNNNNNNNNTATAACTTGCTAataaattgaactatcgtaaaaaaccaactcacaaacatagataatattcttaccatcaagtttcataataggtaaattcactctaatttttaaactgacgaagctacatgtgttctgctgagcgtaaatgtgctatgttatgcacttgtaagacggagacaacaaatgcgggtgtggcatCCTCTTAACTGAAGGCTCATTCGGCTAattcttgttttatatttttaattaaatagaacaaattgatataattataacttatataaataatattactaaaagttcatttttaaatgtaacacTGATCTTACCTCATCTTCGTTTACTTCGTCagcttttgatttttttacaaaaaaagaaagaatAGTACTTATTCTTTCTTTTGTTAATCTCATGCTCATTAGTGATATtcatactaaaatactaaatgtgTAGGCGTGTAGCACCACTGCACCAGTTatggaaatataaattttaacataaacagTCACAGAGGCGTCAACAATCAGAAAACtatgtaaaactattaactataatattacgtgGGTAGTAAAAGACGTCGTCACATCAAACAACGGTCGTTTTGCGTCAGTGGTTATCAGTTTATCATCACAATTATTACGTATCGAAAAAACCACAGATGTCtataaatagaaatttgtatttgtagGAAAAACACTTGGTTAATCTATGGTGTTGCGTTTCACGTACTATGATTGTATGGATGTATCatgaatgataatatgatagGCGAAATATATCATTTGAGAGCCAAAATAAGGACATGGTGGATTAAAtccgtaattataatatattatattatattattataatatacattttatatgtcaatacattaaacattttaaaaaaaaaaggctctGGGGGGGGATCTATCTCCATCATCCCTCCCCATAACTACGCCACTGCAGTGCACacaataaatgaacaaaatattgtagttaaaagACGTTAGAAGAGTAGGCTTTAATTTTGTAATGGAGTTTTCATACTGTTTGGCAGACAAACTTCGGCCCAAATGAAGCGGTCTCATGCTCAATTTTCAATAGATGTCGGCAGGTCCTAAAATACATCTGATTTCAAGGGACACACCACacacttataaatttaactgtTACTTTTGGGCTTT from the Acyrthosiphon pisum isolate AL4f chromosome X, pea_aphid_22Mar2018_4r6ur, whole genome shotgun sequence genome contains:
- the LOC100570735 gene encoding gastrula zinc finger protein XlCGF71.1-like isoform X2, whose translation is MNNPISSRRTDVGKRKLYPCDFCDKSFYQRGDLTKHQWTHIGKKPYPCDVCDKSFNDNSHLTIHRRTHTGEKPYPCDVCDKSFSDNSRLKVHRRTHTGEKPYPCDVCDKSFIDNSCLTEHRRTHTGEKPYPCDVCDKSFSVSSSLTKHHRTHTGEKPYPCDVCDKSFSVSSSLTKHHRTHTGEKPYPCDVCDKSFSVSSSLTKHRRIHTGEKPYTCDMCDKSFSQIFILTKHQRTHTDQIL
- the LOC100570735 gene encoding zinc finger protein 271-like isoform X1, coding for MNNPISSRRTDVGKRKLYPCDFCDKSFYQRGDLTKHQWTHIGKKPYPCDVCDKSFNDNSHLTIHRRTHTGEKPYPCDVCDKSFSDNSRLKVHRRTHTGEKPYPCDVCDKSFIDNSCLTEHRRTHTGEKPYPCDVCDKSFSVSSSLTTHYRKHTGEKPYSCDVCDKSFSESGSLTKHYRMHTGEKPYPCDVCDKSFSERNSLIKHHRMHTGEKPFPCDVCDKSFNNNSHLTVHRRTHTGEKPYPCDVCDKSFTDNSRLTEHRRTHTGEKPYPCDVCDKSFSVSSSLKKHHWTHTGEKPYPCDVCDKSFSVSSSLTKHHRTHTGEKPYPCDVCDKSFSVSSSLTKHHRTHTGEKPYPCDVCDKSFSVSSSLTKHRRIHTGEKPYTCDMCDKSFSQIFILTKHQRTHTDQIL